In Phycisphaerae bacterium, the following proteins share a genomic window:
- a CDS encoding zinc-ribbon domain-containing protein codes for MPGHEGKIETRCPACGARYRVPASGIGHRARCAKCGTSFRVAQLAPRRRPGDLHHPPTEDDILRWLNEGSDDEFLAPRPRIISGSDPSHPESHEETPVERPRSVPTEPRVPLSGDVGNVIDSAPTGGGSLRKTG; via the coding sequence ATGCCAGGCCATGAGGGCAAGATCGAGACCCGATGCCCCGCCTGCGGCGCGAGGTACCGCGTGCCTGCCTCCGGCATCGGCCACCGGGCCCGCTGTGCCAAGTGCGGCACCTCATTTCGCGTGGCCCAGCTCGCCCCCAGACGCAGGCCTGGCGATCTTCACCATCCGCCCACGGAAGATGACATTCTTCGTTGGCTCAACGAAGGTTCAGACGACGAGTTCCTGGCTCCCCGGCCTCGGATCATCAGTGGCAGTGACCCGAGTCATCCCGAGTCTCACGAAGAGACGCCTGTCGAACGTCCACGCTCAGTGCCGACGGAGCCGCGCGTTCCTCTGTCGGGCGATGTCGGCAATGTCATTGACTCCGCGCCGACTGGCGGCGGTTCACTTCGCAAGACAGGTTGA
- a CDS encoding MltA domain-containing protein, producing the protein MMVTRRWIYLGLTFMVAGIFGCPKPPVEIKPEPPDYWKKLPPGEMALVKITDPAQYPDFSEAYYHQTNLEYAAANSLEYLSKESSKRYFPYLDITHDRAIRSVQTLMDTLREAKSPEELDRLIKERFDIYVSRGCDDKGTVLFTSYYRPIFDARLKPDAEFKYPLYKRPPDLELNEATMTYQRKGGGPYLTRPEIEHGALAGQGLELCYLRDRFEAYIVTVQGSGKLRLEDGSFLEIGYAGDNGHEYTSVGQRLVDRGMIPPKELSLQGLIRYFKEHPEELDSSLAVNKRYVFFTPRQGGPFGSLNVPVSPYRSLATDKQVYPRACPAYIQTVLPARLNGVGEIADHRYKAFAFDQDTGGAIRAAGRGDLFIGTGPEIGELAGRTFSEGKLYYIAVKE; encoded by the coding sequence ATGATGGTCACGCGTCGCTGGATCTATCTCGGTCTCACGTTCATGGTGGCGGGGATCTTCGGCTGTCCAAAGCCGCCGGTGGAGATCAAACCGGAGCCGCCTGATTATTGGAAGAAATTGCCTCCAGGCGAGATGGCCTTGGTTAAAATTACTGATCCGGCACAGTACCCGGACTTCAGCGAGGCCTACTACCACCAGACCAATCTCGAGTACGCGGCGGCCAACAGCCTGGAGTACTTAAGCAAGGAGTCGTCGAAGAGGTACTTCCCATACCTGGATATCACACATGATCGGGCGATCCGCAGCGTCCAGACGCTCATGGATACGCTCCGGGAGGCCAAGTCGCCCGAAGAACTCGACCGTCTGATCAAGGAGCGGTTCGACATCTACGTATCGCGTGGATGCGACGACAAGGGTACGGTACTTTTTACCAGCTACTATCGCCCGATCTTCGACGCTCGCCTGAAGCCCGACGCGGAGTTCAAGTACCCCTTGTACAAGAGGCCACCCGACCTTGAGTTGAATGAGGCCACGATGACCTATCAACGCAAGGGCGGCGGTCCGTACCTGACCCGCCCGGAGATCGAGCACGGCGCACTGGCTGGTCAGGGGTTGGAACTGTGTTACCTGCGAGACCGTTTCGAGGCGTACATCGTCACCGTACAGGGATCCGGGAAACTCCGCCTCGAGGACGGCTCGTTCCTGGAAATCGGCTACGCCGGCGACAACGGCCATGAATACACCTCCGTCGGCCAGCGACTGGTCGATCGGGGCATGATCCCGCCGAAGGAGTTGTCTCTGCAGGGTCTCATCCGGTATTTCAAGGAGCATCCGGAGGAGCTGGATTCAAGCTTGGCGGTCAACAAACGGTACGTGTTCTTTACCCCGCGCCAGGGCGGCCCCTTTGGCAGCCTGAACGTGCCGGTTTCGCCGTATCGTTCGCTTGCCACCGACAAGCAGGTCTATCCGCGGGCCTGCCCGGCGTATATTCAGACGGTTCTCCCGGCCCGCCTCAACGGCGTGGGCGAGATTGCCGACCACCGCTACAAGGCCTTCGCGTTTGACCAGGACACCGGCGGTGCGATCCGGGCGGCCGGTCGCGGCGACCTGTTCATCGGCACCGGCCCCGAGATCGGCGAACTCGCCGGACGTACTTTCTCTGAAGGCAAACTCTACTACATCGCAGTGAAGGAATAA